One genomic segment of Myxococcales bacterium includes these proteins:
- a CDS encoding fumarate reductase/succinate dehydrogenase flavoprotein subunit, with protein sequence MNLDSREPDGPLEQKWEKSRFDMKLVNPANRRKYTVIVVGSGLAGASAAATLGELGYDVHCFCFQDSPRRAHSVAAQGGINAAKNYQNDGDSVQRLFYDTIKGGDFRARESNVYRLAQISSRIIDQCVAQGVPFAREYGGLLDNRSFGGAQVSRTFYARGQTGQQLLLGAYGALSRQIAAGTVKMHSRVEMLDVVIVDGRARGIITRHLVSGRIARWAGEAVVLATGGYGNVFYLSTNAMGCNVTAAYRAYKKGALFANPCYTQIHPTCIPVAGEYQSKLTLMSESLRNDGRIWVPKAVGDDRDPWLIPDEERDFYLERKYPAFGNLSPRDISSRAAKEVCDEGRGVGTLGRGVYLDFRDAIDRVGKDTIKERYGNLFDMYQKITGENPYERPMRIYPASHYTMGGLWVDYHLMSTVEGLFVMGEANFSDHGANRLGASALMQGLADGYFVISDSIGNYLGATRLTKVDSELAEFRDAENEARAAIQKLLDVNGTRSVDSFHKELGHIMWEGCGMARNEDGLKKAIADISTLRDRFWQDVRVTGKNEEFNVSLEQAARVADFLEFAEVLCYDALDRDESCGAHFREEHQTPDGEAKRDDENFAYVAAWEFTGVGNKPALSKEPLVFKNVELSTRSYK encoded by the coding sequence GTGAACCTCGACAGCCGAGAACCGGACGGTCCGCTGGAACAGAAGTGGGAGAAGTCTCGCTTCGACATGAAGCTCGTGAACCCCGCAAATCGGAGAAAATATACCGTGATCGTGGTCGGGTCAGGGCTTGCGGGCGCTTCTGCGGCTGCGACCTTGGGCGAACTCGGTTACGACGTTCATTGTTTCTGTTTTCAAGACAGCCCGCGAAGGGCGCACAGTGTCGCAGCCCAGGGTGGCATCAACGCCGCGAAGAACTATCAGAACGACGGCGACAGTGTGCAGCGACTCTTTTACGACACGATAAAAGGAGGCGATTTTCGTGCGCGAGAGAGCAACGTCTATCGGCTTGCACAAATCAGTTCGCGCATCATCGATCAGTGCGTGGCCCAGGGAGTTCCCTTTGCCCGGGAATACGGTGGGCTGCTCGACAATCGCTCGTTCGGTGGCGCCCAGGTTTCGCGAACGTTCTATGCGCGGGGCCAGACCGGTCAGCAACTATTGCTCGGCGCCTACGGCGCCCTGAGCCGACAGATCGCTGCGGGTACGGTCAAAATGCACTCTCGGGTGGAAATGCTCGATGTGGTGATCGTCGATGGGAGGGCGCGGGGGATCATCACCCGGCACCTGGTATCGGGACGCATCGCGCGCTGGGCCGGTGAAGCGGTCGTTCTTGCGACGGGCGGATACGGAAACGTCTTTTATCTCAGCACCAACGCCATGGGGTGCAACGTCACCGCTGCCTATCGCGCCTATAAGAAGGGCGCGCTGTTTGCGAACCCTTGTTACACGCAGATTCATCCGACGTGCATTCCGGTCGCTGGCGAGTACCAATCCAAACTCACCTTGATGAGCGAGTCCCTGCGCAATGACGGACGCATCTGGGTACCCAAGGCGGTCGGAGACGATCGCGACCCCTGGCTCATTCCCGACGAAGAGCGCGATTTCTACCTCGAACGTAAATACCCGGCGTTTGGAAACCTCAGCCCGCGAGATATTTCTTCGCGCGCGGCCAAAGAGGTTTGCGACGAGGGGCGAGGGGTCGGAACCCTGGGCCGGGGTGTGTATCTCGACTTCAGGGATGCGATCGATCGGGTGGGCAAGGACACCATCAAGGAGCGCTACGGAAATCTCTTCGATATGTACCAGAAGATCACCGGAGAGAATCCTTACGAGCGTCCAATGCGTATCTATCCGGCTTCCCACTACACGATGGGAGGTTTGTGGGTCGATTACCACTTGATGAGCACGGTCGAAGGGCTCTTCGTGATGGGGGAGGCGAATTTTTCTGATCACGGCGCAAATCGCCTGGGCGCCAGTGCGCTCATGCAAGGGCTGGCGGATGGTTACTTCGTGATCTCCGATTCGATCGGCAACTACCTGGGCGCCACGAGGCTTACGAAGGTCGATTCCGAGCTTGCGGAGTTTCGCGATGCCGAGAACGAGGCCCGCGCCGCGATTCAGAAGCTCCTGGACGTCAACGGCACTCGCTCTGTAGATTCCTTTCACAAAGAACTCGGTCACATCATGTGGGAAGGCTGCGGAATGGCACGCAATGAAGACGGGCTCAAGAAAGCGATCGCTGATATCTCGACCCTGCGCGACCGCTTCTGGCAGGATGTGCGCGTGACGGGAAAGAACGAAGAGTTCAACGTAAGCCTCGAACAAGCCGCTCGGGTGGCGGATTTTCTCGAGTTTGCCGAGGTGCTCTGTTACGACGCCCTGGATCGCGACGAATCGTGTGGCGCGCACTTCCGAGAAGAGCATCAAACTCCCGACGGCGAGGCCAAGCGTGACGACGAGAACTTTGCCTATGTTGCGGCCTGGGAGTTTACCGGCGTCGGGAACAAGCCAGCGCTTTCCAAGGAACCCCTTGTATTCAAGAACGTGGAACTCTCGACCAGGAGTTACAAGTGA
- a CDS encoding succinate dehydrogenase/fumarate reductase iron-sulfur subunit, with product MNLTLHVWRQENQESEGRMEVYQANDVSEDSSFLEMLDQVNESLIVSGGTPIAFDHDCREGICGMCSLVINGIAHGPQKETTACQLHMRHFKDGDTITIEPWRARAFKVIRDLVVDRRALDRIIQAGGYVSINTGSAPDANSIPIAKEDAEAAFDAAQCIGCGACVAACPNASAMLFVAAKTAQLSRLPQGQPERMKRAVHMVEAMDREGFGGCTNHYECEAVCPKGIPVTFIAELNRDFFKAALLSQEFSPLAPPVEIDE from the coding sequence GTGAATCTGACACTCCACGTATGGCGCCAGGAAAATCAAGAAAGCGAAGGCCGGATGGAGGTCTATCAGGCCAACGATGTCAGTGAAGACAGCTCGTTTCTCGAGATGCTCGATCAAGTCAACGAGTCGCTGATCGTATCCGGAGGAACTCCAATCGCGTTTGATCACGATTGCCGCGAGGGAATCTGTGGCATGTGTTCGCTGGTGATCAACGGCATTGCTCACGGACCACAAAAGGAAACGACCGCCTGTCAGTTGCATATGCGTCACTTCAAGGACGGCGACACGATCACGATCGAACCCTGGCGAGCGAGGGCATTCAAGGTCATTCGGGACCTCGTGGTCGACCGCCGTGCGCTGGATCGAATCATCCAGGCCGGGGGGTACGTCTCGATCAATACTGGGTCCGCACCGGACGCCAATTCAATTCCCATCGCAAAAGAGGATGCAGAGGCCGCGTTCGACGCCGCCCAGTGCATTGGCTGTGGCGCGTGTGTGGCCGCATGCCCCAACGCTTCGGCGATGCTGTTTGTCGCAGCCAAGACGGCGCAACTCAGTCGACTTCCGCAGGGACAACCCGAACGCATGAAGCGCGCCGTTCATATGGTCGAAGCGATGGATCGCGAGGGCTTCGGTGGCTGCACAAACCATTATGAATGTGAGGCTGTCTGTCCCAAGGGCATTCCCGTCACATTCATCGCCGAGCTCAACCGAGATTTCTTCAAGGCGGCCTTGCTGAGTCAAGAGTTCAGTCCCCTCGCACCTCCTGTGGAGATCGACGAGTAG
- a CDS encoding succinate dehydrogenase cytochrome b subunit, which produces MHRLIRLFSTSIGRKLVIAVTGAMLLGFLLGHMLGNMALFQGPEAINAYASWLQGHPLLIFMRLGLALVFGIHIYAAVQLTRENRAARPTRYSLSQVYQSSWASRYMVFTGFLVIVFVVGHLLHFTFGVVSPENFGSVDAAGRHDVYSMVVNGFRNPWICGAYVVAMNLVGFHLFHGTRSLFQTVGINHTSYNGAIRAANLTVVAIFVIGNCSIPILVYAGVIGLPGG; this is translated from the coding sequence ATGCATAGGCTGATTCGACTCTTCAGTACATCGATTGGTCGCAAACTCGTCATCGCCGTGACCGGAGCCATGCTACTCGGCTTTCTGCTGGGCCATATGCTCGGCAACATGGCTCTGTTCCAGGGACCCGAGGCGATCAACGCTTACGCGTCCTGGCTACAGGGCCATCCATTGTTGATTTTCATGCGCTTGGGCCTTGCTCTCGTGTTCGGCATCCACATCTATGCGGCGGTGCAACTCACCCGTGAGAACCGCGCCGCTCGACCCACCCGATACTCGCTGTCTCAGGTTTATCAATCGAGTTGGGCTTCTCGCTACATGGTGTTCACGGGGTTCCTGGTAATTGTGTTCGTCGTGGGCCACCTGCTTCACTTCACCTTTGGCGTGGTGTCACCGGAGAATTTCGGGAGTGTCGATGCAGCGGGTAGACACGACGTCTACTCCATGGTGGTAAACGGCTTTCGCAACCCGTGGATCTGTGGTGCGTACGTCGTCGCGATGAACCTGGTCGGCTTCCATCTCTTTCACGGAACCCGAAGCTTGTTTCAGACGGTGGGTATCAATCACACCAGTTACAACGGAGCAATTCGCGCGGCGAATCTCACGGTCGTAGCGATCTTCGTGATCGGAAACTGCTCTATTCCCATCCTGGTGTACGCCGGGGTCATTGGTCTACCAGGGGGATGA